A genomic region of Photobacterium swingsii contains the following coding sequences:
- a CDS encoding Do family serine endopeptidase translates to MKKPLLVFSALALGISSIIAPVTATAALPLSVNNQQVPSLAPMLEQVTPAVVSIAIEGKHVSRQRVPESFRFFFGPDFPAEQVQEQPFRGLGSGVVVDAKKGYVVTNHHVIEGADKIMVQLADGREVSAELIGSDKMSDIALLKLEDADNLTEIKIADSDSLRVGDFAVAIGNPFGLGQTVTSGIISALGRSGLNIENFENFIQTDAAINSGNSGGALVNLNGELIGINTAILGPNGGNVGIGFAIPANMVKNLSEQILEFGEVKRGVLGVQGGELNNELAEAFGYETNHGAFVSQVMPDSAAQKAGLKAGDIITSINGKAIRTFGELRAKIATLGAGKTVKLGVVRDGKKKEFNVTLQESAQTKVKADNLHKGLTGAEFANTTNSDGVKGVKVTSLEERSMAARYGLEKGDIIIGLNRSPIRNLGELRKALDKQPSVLALEIKRDDAILYLVIR, encoded by the coding sequence ATGAAAAAACCTTTGCTTGTTTTCAGTGCGCTGGCATTAGGTATCAGTTCTATTATTGCCCCTGTTACAGCAACGGCGGCACTACCTCTCTCTGTCAATAATCAACAGGTTCCGAGTCTTGCTCCCATGCTAGAGCAAGTTACCCCTGCCGTTGTCAGTATTGCTATCGAAGGCAAACATGTATCACGACAGCGGGTACCTGAATCATTCCGTTTTTTCTTTGGCCCTGACTTCCCTGCCGAGCAAGTACAAGAACAACCCTTCCGAGGCTTAGGTTCTGGGGTCGTGGTCGATGCCAAGAAAGGCTATGTCGTTACCAACCATCATGTTATCGAAGGTGCCGACAAAATCATGGTGCAACTGGCTGACGGACGTGAAGTCAGTGCCGAGTTGATTGGCAGCGATAAAATGTCGGACATTGCACTACTGAAATTGGAAGATGCCGATAACCTAACTGAAATTAAAATTGCCGATTCAGACAGTTTACGTGTGGGCGATTTTGCCGTGGCGATTGGTAACCCATTTGGCCTAGGTCAAACCGTCACATCGGGCATTATTTCCGCCCTAGGCCGCAGCGGTCTGAATATTGAAAACTTTGAAAACTTCATCCAAACCGATGCTGCCATTAACAGTGGTAACTCAGGCGGTGCCTTGGTCAACCTTAACGGTGAACTAATAGGTATCAATACCGCGATCCTCGGCCCTAACGGTGGCAACGTGGGGATTGGTTTTGCCATTCCTGCCAACATGGTAAAAAACCTCAGCGAGCAAATTCTCGAGTTTGGCGAAGTGAAGCGTGGCGTGTTGGGGGTTCAAGGAGGTGAACTCAACAATGAACTTGCCGAAGCTTTTGGCTACGAAACCAATCACGGTGCATTTGTTAGCCAAGTAATGCCTGACTCAGCGGCGCAGAAAGCCGGTCTCAAAGCCGGAGATATTATTACCTCGATCAATGGTAAGGCGATTCGTACCTTTGGTGAATTACGAGCCAAAATTGCGACACTTGGCGCAGGCAAAACCGTCAAACTGGGTGTAGTGCGCGATGGTAAGAAAAAAGAATTCAACGTCACCTTACAAGAATCAGCCCAGACCAAGGTCAAAGCCGATAACCTACATAAAGGGTTAACCGGAGCGGAATTTGCGAACACCACCAACAGTGATGGCGTGAAAGGTGTCAAAGTCACCAGCCTTGAAGAGCGCTCAATGGCTGCCCGCTATGGATTAGAGAAAGGCGACATCATCATCGGCCTTAATCGTTCACCTATTCGCAATCTGGGTGAACTACGTAAAGCGCTCGACAAACAGCCGAGTGTCTTGGCATTAGAGATCAAACGTGATGACGCAATACTTTACCTTGTGATCCGTTAA
- the zapG gene encoding Z-ring associated protein ZapG produces MAWIYALLIFAAGAIVGVFAARLGNKSLKQQKELQKDLDKSKYELEQYRQELVDHFARSADLLDNIAKDYSKLYEHMAKTSTELMPNLPAQDNPFAHRISTLESVKNNSADDVTDQPRDYANGATGLLKDKPEEIVEAPKAS; encoded by the coding sequence ATGGCTTGGATTTATGCGCTACTTATTTTTGCTGCTGGTGCGATCGTTGGGGTTTTCGCAGCCCGTTTAGGTAACAAAAGCCTAAAACAGCAAAAAGAGCTTCAAAAAGATCTCGATAAATCAAAATACGAATTGGAACAGTACCGCCAAGAGCTAGTTGATCACTTCGCTCGCAGTGCTGACTTGCTTGATAACATAGCGAAAGATTACAGCAAACTTTACGAACATATGGCAAAAACCTCGACAGAGTTAATGCCGAACTTACCAGCGCAAGATAACCCGTTTGCACATCGCATCAGTACATTAGAGTCAGTAAAAAACAACAGTGCTGACGATGTTACCGATCAACCTCGTGATTATGCGAATGGCGCTACAGGCTTACTAAAAGACAAGCCTGAAGAAATCGTTGAAGCGCCCAAAGCAAGCTAA
- the zapE gene encoding cell division protein ZapE → MTPLEQYQRDLQREDFFADEAQANAVAHLDGLYHRMLAPKPEVKSSFLGRLFKRDHTPLAQPERGLYFWGGVGRGKTYLVDTFYECLPTERKMRVHFHRFMHRVHHELQQLDGQSDPLEKVADTFKIETDIICFDEFFVSDITDAMLLGTLFEALFARGITLVATSNIPPDELYRNGLQRARFLPAIALIQQHCHIVNVDSGVDYRLRTLEQAEIYHYPLDTAAERNLRQYFEQLSVEPRHQNRVITVNHRPLPTEQEADGIVHFTFATLCQSARSQNDYMELAQVYHTVLVSDVMVMEDVDSDSARRFIAMVDEFYERNVKLIMSGEAAMERLYVGERLKFEFKRCCSRLVEMQSHDYLAKPHLL, encoded by the coding sequence ATGACACCCCTCGAACAATACCAGCGTGACTTACAACGGGAAGACTTCTTTGCCGACGAGGCTCAGGCCAATGCGGTTGCCCACCTTGACGGTCTGTACCATCGCATGCTGGCCCCTAAACCCGAAGTGAAAAGTTCTTTCTTAGGACGATTATTTAAGCGCGATCACACCCCATTAGCCCAACCTGAACGGGGGCTGTACTTCTGGGGTGGAGTCGGGCGCGGTAAAACGTATTTGGTGGATACTTTCTATGAGTGTTTGCCGACTGAGCGGAAAATGCGGGTGCACTTTCACCGTTTTATGCATCGTGTTCATCATGAATTACAGCAACTTGATGGGCAGAGCGATCCGTTGGAAAAGGTGGCTGACACCTTTAAAATCGAAACGGATATTATCTGTTTTGATGAGTTTTTTGTGTCTGATATTACCGATGCTATGTTGCTTGGTACTTTGTTTGAAGCACTCTTTGCCCGTGGAATCACCTTGGTTGCTACGTCCAATATTCCGCCAGATGAGCTGTATCGTAATGGCTTGCAACGCGCACGATTTCTGCCAGCTATCGCATTAATTCAGCAGCATTGTCATATCGTGAATGTTGATTCTGGGGTTGATTATCGCTTACGGACCTTAGAACAAGCGGAGATCTATCACTACCCGCTTGATACTGCTGCTGAGCGTAATCTTCGTCAATACTTTGAGCAGCTTTCTGTCGAACCTCGCCATCAAAACCGTGTGATTACCGTGAATCATCGCCCATTACCCACCGAGCAGGAAGCGGATGGTATCGTGCATTTTACGTTTGCTACCCTGTGCCAATCGGCACGAAGCCAAAACGATTATATGGAACTTGCTCAGGTCTATCACACTGTATTGGTGTCTGATGTGATGGTCATGGAGGACGTCGATAGCGATTCAGCACGACGCTTTATTGCTATGGTTGATGAGTTCTATGAGCGAAATGTGAAGTTAATTATGTCAGGCGAAGCTGCAATGGAGCGTTTGTATGTGGGTGAGCGGCTTAAATTTGAATTTAAACGCTGTTGTTCGCGCCTAGTTGAAATGCAAAGTCACGATTATTTAGCCAAGCCGCATTTACTGTAG
- the rplM gene encoding 50S ribosomal protein L13: MKTFVAKPETVKRDWYVVDAEGKTLGRLATEIASRLRGKHKPEYTPHVDTGDYIVVINAEKVAVTGAKKTDKMYHRHTGFIGGLKSISFEKLIDKKPEMVIETAVKGMLPKGPLGRAMYRKLKVYAGTEHNHAAQQPKVLDI, translated from the coding sequence ATGAAAACTTTCGTTGCTAAACCAGAAACTGTAAAACGTGACTGGTATGTTGTTGACGCTGAAGGTAAAACTCTTGGTCGTCTAGCAACTGAAATCGCATCTCGTCTACGTGGTAAGCACAAGCCGGAATACACTCCGCACGTTGACACTGGTGACTACATCGTAGTTATCAACGCTGAAAAAGTTGCTGTAACTGGCGCTAAGAAGACTGACAAAATGTACCACCGCCACACTGGCTTCATTGGTGGTCTTAAGTCAATCAGCTTTGAAAAGCTTATCGATAAAAAACCAGAAATGGTTATCGAAACTGCTGTTAAAGGCATGCTTCCTAAGGGTCCTCTAGGCCGTGCAATGTACCGTAAACTTAAAGTTTACGCAGGTACTGAGCACAACCACGCTGCACAGCAGCCTAAAGTACTAGACATCTAA
- the rpsI gene encoding 30S ribosomal protein S9 — protein MAENQYYGTGRRKSSAARVFIKPGTGNIVINKRSIEVYFGRETARMVVRQPLELVEMLDKLDLYITVKGGGITGQSGAIRHGITRALMEYDETLRPTLRAAGYVTRDARCVERKKVGLRKARRRPQFSKR, from the coding sequence ATGGCAGAGAATCAATACTACGGCACTGGCCGTCGCAAAAGCTCAGCTGCTCGCGTTTTCATCAAACCGGGTACTGGCAACATCGTAATCAACAAGCGTAGCATCGAAGTTTACTTCGGTCGTGAAACTGCTCGTATGGTTGTTCGTCAACCACTAGAGCTAGTTGAAATGCTAGACAAGCTTGACCTATACATCACTGTTAAGGGTGGTGGTATTACTGGTCAATCTGGTGCTATCCGTCACGGTATCACTCGCGCTCTTATGGAGTACGATGAGACTCTACGTCCAACTCTACGCGCTGCGGGTTACGTTACTCGTGATGCACGTTGTGTTGAACGTAAGAAAGTTGGTCTACGTAAAGCACGTCGTCGTCCACAGTTCTCTAAGCGTTAA
- the petA gene encoding ubiquinol-cytochrome c reductase iron-sulfur subunit, with the protein MSNAPVSNGRRRFLTATTSVVGGLGAVAVAVPFIKSWNPSARAKAAGAPVEVDISKLEDGQMVRVEWRGKPVWVVRRSEAVLEELSGHDGQLRDPSSEEPQQPEYAQNQYRSVKPEIFLAVGICTHLGCSPTYLPDSFNEQVNGVSAGFFCPCHGSKFDMAGRVFAGVPAPLNLVVPPHQFLDDNTIIVGVDGEVA; encoded by the coding sequence ATGAGCAATGCGCCAGTAAGTAACGGCCGCCGCCGCTTCCTAACTGCGACGACTTCGGTTGTTGGAGGCTTGGGTGCAGTCGCTGTCGCCGTGCCTTTTATCAAATCTTGGAACCCGAGTGCGCGAGCGAAAGCCGCCGGTGCGCCAGTTGAAGTTGATATCAGTAAGTTAGAAGATGGCCAAATGGTTCGTGTCGAGTGGCGAGGCAAGCCTGTTTGGGTTGTGCGTCGTAGCGAGGCTGTTTTAGAAGAATTGAGTGGTCATGATGGCCAGTTACGTGATCCTTCCTCAGAGGAACCGCAACAACCTGAATACGCTCAAAATCAATATCGTTCAGTTAAGCCTGAAATCTTTTTAGCCGTAGGTATCTGTACCCACCTTGGCTGTTCCCCTACTTATTTACCTGATAGCTTTAACGAGCAAGTGAACGGTGTCTCGGCAGGCTTTTTCTGTCCATGTCATGGTTCGAAGTTCGATATGGCTGGACGTGTATTTGCTGGGGTACCAGCACCGCTTAACCTTGTGGTACCACCGCATCAGTTCTTGGACGATAACACTATTATTGTCGGTGTCGATGGGGAGGTTGCCTAA
- a CDS encoding cytochrome b, which yields MSGLLDWVEKRLPVMDAYKKHLSEYPMPKNFNFWYIFGSLAMLVLVNQLVTGIWLTMNYVPSGDGAFASVEYIMRDVDYGWLLRYMHSTGASAFFIVIYLHMFRGLIYGSYQKPRELLWLFGMLIFLVLMAEAFMGYLLPWGQMSYWGAQVIISLFGAIPVIGDDLTLWIRGDYVISGATLNRFFALHVIALPIVLLLLIVLHVLALHEVGSNNPDGIDTKLPKGSKGEGYKTQFPFHKQYSGKYDIIDSIPFHPYGTVKDLVGVAVFAFFFSYVLFFNPEMGGYFLEPPNFEAANPLKTPEHIAPVWYFTPFYAILRAVPDKLLGVIAMGASIVMLFLLPWFDRCKVRSYRYRSKIHLINIIQFTICFVALGILGALPATALYTLMAQIFSFGYFMFFILLFVYSKNEVTKPLPERVTFK from the coding sequence ATGAGTGGTTTGCTCGACTGGGTCGAAAAAAGATTACCCGTGATGGATGCTTACAAAAAGCATTTATCTGAATACCCAATGCCAAAAAACTTCAACTTTTGGTACATCTTTGGGTCATTAGCCATGCTGGTGTTGGTTAACCAACTCGTGACTGGTATTTGGCTAACCATGAACTACGTACCGTCGGGTGATGGTGCGTTTGCATCTGTTGAATACATCATGCGTGATGTCGACTATGGTTGGCTGTTGCGTTACATGCACTCGACAGGCGCGTCAGCATTTTTCATTGTGATTTACCTGCACATGTTCCGTGGCTTAATTTATGGTTCTTACCAGAAGCCGCGCGAGTTATTGTGGCTATTTGGTATGTTGATCTTCTTGGTGCTAATGGCTGAAGCCTTTATGGGCTACCTATTACCTTGGGGGCAAATGTCTTACTGGGGCGCGCAGGTTATCATTTCACTGTTTGGTGCGATTCCTGTTATTGGCGATGACTTAACACTGTGGATCCGTGGTGATTACGTGATTTCGGGGGCGACGCTCAACCGTTTCTTCGCTTTACACGTGATTGCGCTACCGATTGTGTTGCTGTTGCTGATCGTCTTGCACGTTCTTGCGTTGCATGAAGTGGGCTCAAATAACCCAGATGGCATCGACACGAAACTGCCAAAAGGCAGCAAAGGTGAAGGGTACAAAACACAGTTCCCATTCCATAAGCAATACAGCGGCAAATACGACATTATCGACTCTATTCCGTTCCACCCATACGGTACGGTGAAGGATTTGGTCGGGGTGGCTGTGTTTGCGTTCTTCTTCAGTTATGTGCTGTTCTTTAACCCTGAGATGGGTGGGTACTTCCTTGAGCCTCCTAACTTTGAAGCTGCTAACCCACTGAAAACACCTGAGCATATTGCTCCTGTTTGGTATTTCACTCCGTTCTACGCTATTTTGCGGGCGGTGCCGGATAAGCTACTGGGAGTTATCGCCATGGGCGCATCTATCGTGATGTTGTTCCTATTGCCATGGTTTGACCGCTGTAAAGTGCGCTCATACCGCTACCGTAGCAAAATTCATTTAATCAATATTATTCAGTTCACTATCTGTTTTGTTGCCTTGGGTATTTTAGGTGCATTGCCAGCAACGGCGTTGTACACCTTGATGGCACAGATCTTTAGTTTTGGTTACTTCATGTTCTTCATTTTATTGTTTGTTTACAGTAAGAACGAAGTAACGAAACCGCTACCAGAGAGGGTGACATTCAAATGA
- a CDS encoding cytochrome c1, with product MKKLIVMLLTLLPTMVMAAGGNVHLDAANNDLSDKASLQRGAKTFMNYCFGCHATQYQRYERVATDLDIPLDIMRENMIFDRDAKIGDLMVNAIPTEYAANSFGAPAPDLTLVSRVRGTDWIYTYLRSFYADPSRPFGVNNVVFPSVGMPHVLEELQGVPSKVYETRLVDGEEVQEYVGIKSDGTGELNTEEYDEVVRDLVNFLEYAGEPMKLERQNLGLWVMGFIVIFFVLTLLLKKEYWRDVH from the coding sequence ATGAAAAAATTGATTGTGATGCTGCTGACTCTGTTACCAACCATGGTTATGGCGGCGGGTGGCAATGTCCACCTTGATGCAGCGAATAATGATTTATCGGATAAAGCATCACTTCAGCGTGGCGCGAAGACGTTCATGAACTACTGCTTTGGTTGTCATGCAACGCAGTACCAACGCTATGAACGTGTTGCAACGGATTTAGATATTCCGCTCGATATTATGCGTGAAAACATGATCTTTGATCGTGATGCTAAGATCGGTGATCTAATGGTGAATGCGATTCCTACCGAATACGCTGCTAATTCATTTGGCGCACCCGCGCCAGATTTAACCTTAGTGTCACGTGTACGTGGCACGGATTGGATCTACACTTACTTACGTTCATTCTATGCAGATCCTAGTCGTCCGTTTGGGGTGAATAATGTGGTTTTCCCTAGCGTGGGTATGCCCCATGTACTGGAAGAACTACAAGGTGTGCCAAGCAAGGTATATGAAACACGCCTTGTTGACGGTGAAGAAGTCCAAGAATACGTAGGCATTAAGTCGGATGGTACGGGTGAACTTAACACCGAAGAATACGACGAAGTGGTACGTGATTTGGTGAACTTCTTGGAGTATGCCGGTGAACCTATGAAACTTGAACGCCAGAACCTTGGCCTTTGGGTGATGGGCTTTATCGTAATATTCTTTGTACTTACGCTGCTATTGAAGAAAGAGTATTGGCGTGATGTCCACTGA
- the sspA gene encoding stringent starvation protein SspA, with protein MAVAANKRSVMTLYSDASDIYSHQVRIVLAEKGVSVEIELVDPTNLPEDLLDLNPYNSVPTLVDRELALYQAGIIMEYLDERFPHPPLMPVYPVARGNSRLMMYRIERNWYTLAEKVTKGTADEADKARKQLREELLALAPVFAEFSYFMSDEFSLVDCYLAPLLWRLPEMGIELSGAGSKEVKAYMTRVFERDSFLASLTEAEREMRLAGQ; from the coding sequence ATGGCTGTAGCTGCCAATAAACGCTCTGTGATGACTCTGTATTCTGATGCTTCGGATATCTACAGCCATCAGGTGCGTATCGTACTAGCAGAAAAGGGTGTGAGTGTTGAGATCGAGCTGGTTGATCCAACTAACCTGCCAGAAGATTTGCTAGATTTGAACCCGTACAACTCTGTACCAACCTTGGTTGATCGTGAGTTGGCATTGTACCAAGCGGGCATCATTATGGAGTACTTGGATGAGCGTTTCCCTCACCCACCTCTAATGCCTGTTTACCCTGTTGCTCGTGGTAATAGCCGTCTAATGATGTACCGCATTGAGCGTAACTGGTACACACTAGCTGAGAAAGTAACAAAAGGCACTGCAGATGAAGCTGATAAAGCTCGTAAACAACTACGTGAAGAGCTACTTGCTCTTGCACCTGTGTTTGCTGAGTTCTCTTACTTCATGAGCGATGAGTTCAGCCTAGTTGATTGTTACCTAGCACCACTATTATGGCGTTTACCTGAAATGGGTATTGAGCTAAGCGGCGCAGGTTCAAAAGAAGTAAAAGCTTACATGACTCGCGTATTTGAACGTGATTCGTTCCTTGCATCACTGACTGAAGCAGAGCGCGAAATGCGTTTGGCTGGCCAGTAA
- the sspB gene encoding ClpXP protease specificity-enhancing factor — protein sequence MDMENMTPRRPYLVRAFYDWLVDNDLTPHLVVDATLPGVKVPMEFVTDGQIVLNIAPRAVGNLELGNEAVSFSARFSGRPHTVIVPLYAAVAIYARENGAGTMFEPEAAYEIDEQAMEQDNDAEFEAIVEAPEEKVSPLVTVAETSDETPDDEPPRPRGRPSLRVVK from the coding sequence ATGGATATGGAAAACATGACGCCACGTCGTCCTTATTTGGTGCGTGCGTTTTATGATTGGTTAGTCGATAACGATTTGACGCCTCACTTGGTGGTTGATGCAACCTTACCTGGTGTAAAGGTGCCAATGGAGTTTGTGACTGACGGTCAGATTGTGTTGAATATCGCTCCGCGTGCGGTTGGAAACTTAGAGTTGGGTAATGAGGCTGTTAGCTTCAGTGCACGCTTTAGTGGCCGTCCTCATACGGTGATTGTACCGCTTTACGCTGCTGTTGCGATTTATGCGCGTGAAAACGGTGCTGGTACTATGTTTGAACCAGAAGCTGCTTATGAAATTGATGAGCAAGCGATGGAACAAGACAACGATGCTGAATTTGAAGCGATCGTTGAAGCACCAGAAGAAAAGGTTTCGCCATTGGTCACTGTGGCTGAAACGAGCGATGAAACACCAGACGATGAACCGCCACGCCCTCGTGGACGTCCAAGTTTGCGTGTTGTGAAATAA
- a CDS encoding BON domain-containing protein, translated as MTAWRLCLIAVSLWFIQGCAGITDDDPRGAKQQWFDKEIEMEVAGTVNKPPFRQQARINAVSYEGNVLLIGQATSQDIANKLEYRVKQLNNVNAVYNQVRVRALPDLGEVSKDSWLTTKVKSMMVGSKQLKDASIKVITENQEVFLLGYVTQEQADIATDIARNVDGVKQVIKVFEYPDQ; from the coding sequence ATGACGGCATGGCGTCTCTGTTTAATAGCGGTAAGCCTATGGTTTATCCAAGGTTGTGCTGGTATTACCGATGATGATCCTCGGGGTGCTAAGCAACAGTGGTTTGATAAAGAAATTGAAATGGAAGTGGCTGGTACAGTCAATAAGCCACCATTTCGTCAACAGGCACGGATCAATGCAGTCTCTTACGAAGGTAATGTATTGCTAATCGGTCAAGCAACAAGTCAAGACATCGCAAACAAGCTTGAATACCGAGTAAAACAGCTTAATAACGTTAATGCTGTTTATAACCAAGTCAGAGTACGTGCCCTACCCGATTTAGGTGAGGTCAGTAAAGACAGCTGGCTAACAACCAAAGTGAAATCCATGATGGTTGGAAGTAAACAACTCAAGGATGCTTCGATCAAGGTGATCACTGAGAATCAAGAAGTCTTTCTACTTGGCTATGTCACTCAGGAGCAAGCCGATATAGCCACGGATATTGCGCGTAATGTCGATGGCGTAAAACAAGTGATCAAAGTATTTGAGTACCCAGATCAGTAA
- a CDS encoding phosphoheptose isomerase yields the protein MLESIRESFTESIQTQIAAAEALPDAISQAAQVMVQSLLNGNKILCCGNGGSAANAQHFASCMINRFETERPSLPALALTADTTTLTAVANDYHHDEVFSKQVRALGQKGDILFVLSTSGNSKNIIKAMEAALTRDMTIIALTGKDGGEMAGLLGIQDVEIRIPSMRTCRIQEGHLLTVHCLCDLIDQVLFPHHEG from the coding sequence ATGCTAGAAAGCATTAGAGAAAGTTTTACCGAAAGCATCCAAACACAAATAGCAGCGGCAGAAGCCCTGCCTGATGCGATCTCACAAGCTGCACAAGTCATGGTACAAAGCTTATTAAACGGCAATAAAATTTTATGCTGTGGTAATGGCGGCTCAGCGGCCAATGCACAACACTTTGCCTCTTGCATGATCAACCGCTTCGAGACGGAACGCCCTAGCCTTCCTGCATTAGCGTTAACTGCCGATACCACTACATTGACCGCCGTTGCAAACGACTACCACCATGATGAGGTATTTTCGAAGCAAGTTCGCGCTCTCGGCCAAAAAGGCGATATTCTTTTTGTCTTGTCGACCAGTGGTAACAGCAAAAATATCATCAAAGCAATGGAAGCAGCCCTTACCCGCGACATGACCATCATCGCCCTCACAGGCAAAGACGGCGGCGAAATGGCGGGTCTACTTGGCATCCAAGATGTTGAAATACGCATCCCATCGATGCGTACTTGCCGTATTCAGGAAGGCCACCTACTGACCGTTCATTGCCTATGTGATCTGATTGATCAGGTTCTATTTCCCCACCACGAGGGCTAA
- a CDS encoding YraN family protein yields the protein MNLFNKRQVGQQFEALAECYLSKQGLMPVTRNFHCRRGEIDLIMRDNNCWVFIEVKYRKQVRYGSAIEAVTWQKQQKIKRAALFWLNKQGLSAEHTAFRFDIVAIQGSDHHIEWLTNTLVEG from the coding sequence TTGAATCTGTTCAATAAGCGCCAAGTTGGCCAGCAATTTGAAGCCCTTGCCGAATGCTATCTCAGCAAACAAGGGCTCATGCCAGTAACACGTAACTTTCACTGCCGTCGTGGTGAGATCGATCTGATCATGCGTGATAACAATTGCTGGGTATTTATTGAAGTTAAATACCGAAAACAAGTTCGCTATGGCTCTGCCATCGAAGCCGTCACTTGGCAGAAACAACAAAAGATTAAACGGGCCGCATTATTCTGGCTCAACAAACAAGGTTTATCAGCCGAGCATACTGCATTTCGGTTTGATATCGTCGCAATCCAAGGTTCTGACCATCATATTGAATGGTTGACGAATACCTTAGTGGAAGGTTAA